From a single Bacillus pseudomycoides DSM 12442 genomic region:
- a CDS encoding TIGR04197 family type VII secretion effector — protein MGQFQSNFQAAQQIATQMRVASDTIQSATNRSIKKATRTTLSVNSKAQEANQQVLDLTKQFSAAFQQAVDNIHSVANEFERMDNELQNTFR, from the coding sequence ATGGGACAATTTCAAAGTAATTTTCAAGCGGCACAACAAATCGCTACGCAGATGAGAGTAGCTTCGGATACAATCCAAAGTGCGACAAATCGTTCTATAAAAAAGGCGACGCGTACTACGCTATCTGTTAACTCCAAAGCACAAGAAGCGAACCAACAAGTTTTAGATTTAACGAAACAATTTTCTGCCGCCTTTCAACAAGCGGTTGATAATATTCATTCGGTAGCTAACGAGTTTGAGAGAATGGATAACGAACTTCAAAATACTTTTCGCTAA
- a CDS encoding DUF3958 family protein, giving the protein MSQDIEEQIHQLNQKLQSIFEEQDRNQSAIQTQEQAETDFHEWKSRSNRLFNRIFETWHGDKELSHFFMNMRQEAGHIERKLTFELENQKETLLKERRDLSDLENDLSYQQQQLAREVNA; this is encoded by the coding sequence ATGAGTCAAGATATTGAAGAACAAATCCATCAATTAAATCAAAAATTACAAAGTATATTCGAAGAACAGGATCGGAATCAATCTGCGATTCAAACACAGGAACAAGCGGAAACAGATTTTCACGAATGGAAAAGTCGAAGCAATCGTTTATTTAATCGAATTTTCGAAACTTGGCATGGGGATAAAGAGTTATCTCATTTTTTTATGAATATGCGTCAAGAAGCAGGGCACATTGAGCGAAAACTTACATTCGAATTGGAAAACCAAAAAGAAACGTTGCTTAAAGAAAGACGAGACCTTAGTGATTTAGAAAACGACCTTTCCTATCAGCAACAACAATTAGCAAGGGAGGTCAATGCATGA
- a CDS encoding EndoU domain-containing protein — translation MSLNMYLGEVQSQTQSMNAVCTATIQGMEQAIQSIDAFAIDTVLQGQTYDSAKAFFVQTFRPLAQGIIYLCEELIRQNDAFPSQFQSKVASTDVIEQEILEQIQEIDRMKASMEAIIQTIPIPGMDAMANLFTAMRKKLQEKLDHLYEFNQTSSNNYSTAIQLAASIATGLAEVQSGKGFSPVSGTFSTQGLNMEWTTSIQSITEERARQAENHLKSSSIEEGAMCGKLPEKSTFRKVIDGTIEGAGEAIGDTIEGFKALGKRETWENMGNAALHPIDTLSTMYNVVSDSFINDVINGDAESRAKWGSYALTQVAVGVIGDKGLSKASKLGKVTTKIAKDKIPEVISHTIGNLQMGDRFAFAGGNNIRSRFAIPDFKQTEEKLSTYQFANSGGRNHTPSLSNRQIMSSLRGTEKFTRRGLKHILEGEINGIGKAVGYHTEALENTPGKIVAGTERTVNNQGVYKAKVEVNGVPKTANRGYSTFFPKDWSPQKIVDNINEAYNNKRLVIDNTYKGVGLDGIEIIMYIADNGKIISAFPKE, via the coding sequence ATGAGTTTAAATATGTATTTGGGAGAAGTACAAAGCCAAACTCAAAGCATGAACGCTGTATGTACCGCTACCATTCAAGGTATGGAACAAGCCATTCAGTCGATTGACGCTTTTGCAATTGATACTGTTTTACAAGGGCAGACTTATGATAGTGCGAAAGCATTTTTTGTACAAACCTTTCGTCCTTTAGCACAGGGAATCATTTACTTATGTGAAGAATTAATCCGTCAGAATGATGCCTTTCCAAGTCAATTTCAATCAAAGGTAGCTTCAACTGATGTAATTGAACAAGAAATATTAGAACAAATTCAAGAAATTGATCGAATGAAAGCAAGTATGGAAGCCATCATTCAAACTATACCAATTCCAGGTATGGACGCTATGGCGAATCTTTTCACTGCTATGAGGAAAAAACTGCAAGAAAAGTTAGATCACCTGTATGAGTTTAACCAAACATCTAGTAATAATTATAGTACAGCAATTCAATTAGCCGCTAGCATTGCGACGGGTTTGGCTGAAGTCCAAAGTGGGAAAGGTTTTAGTCCTGTAAGTGGTACATTTAGTACACAAGGATTGAATATGGAGTGGACAACCTCTATTCAATCGATTACAGAAGAAAGGGCACGTCAGGCTGAAAACCATCTAAAGAGTAGTTCAATTGAAGAAGGGGCAATGTGTGGTAAGTTACCTGAAAAATCTACTTTCCGAAAAGTTATAGATGGCACTATAGAAGGTGCAGGAGAAGCAATTGGAGACACCATAGAAGGATTTAAAGCGCTTGGTAAGCGGGAAACGTGGGAAAACATGGGGAATGCTGCGTTGCATCCTATTGATACCCTTAGTACCATGTATAATGTAGTGTCAGACTCATTTATTAATGATGTAATAAATGGAGATGCTGAAAGTCGTGCGAAATGGGGAAGTTATGCTTTAACACAAGTTGCAGTAGGTGTTATTGGCGATAAAGGATTAAGTAAAGCAAGTAAATTGGGTAAAGTGACAACTAAAATAGCAAAAGATAAAATTCCAGAAGTTATTTCTCATACTATTGGTAATTTACAAATGGGGGATCGTTTTGCTTTTGCTGGTGGAAATAATATACGTTCTAGATTTGCTATACCTGATTTTAAACAAACTGAAGAAAAACTATCCACTTATCAGTTCGCTAATTCTGGTGGAAGAAACCATACTCCATCACTCTCTAATAGACAAATCATGTCTAGCTTAAGAGGAACAGAAAAATTCACGAGAAGAGGACTTAAGCATATTCTAGAGGGTGAAATAAATGGCATTGGTAAAGCAGTTGGCTATCACACTGAAGCATTAGAGAATACACCAGGAAAAATAGTTGCGGGAACAGAAAGAACAGTAAATAATCAGGGAGTATATAAAGCTAAGGTAGAAGTAAATGGAGTCCCTAAGACTGCAAATAGGGGATACTCTACATTTTTCCCTAAAGATTGGAGTCCACAGAAAATTGTAGATAATATAAATGAAGCATACAATAATAAAAGACTTGTAATCGATAATACATATAAAGGAGTAGGTCTAGACGGTATAGAAATTATCATGTATATAGCTGACAACGGGAAAATTATCTCTGCTTTCCCAAAAGAATAA
- a CDS encoding recombinase family protein encodes MRIAYARVSTDEQLLDRQLEALNKYGYDRLIQEKYTGTKKDRAGLTQLMDTVREGDTVIVEAISRLGRNTLDILTTVEELNNMGVTFISLKENMDTSTPTGKAMFSMMAVISQLERDLIAERTKEGLASAKKRGVKLGRPQLDNDKIRVALQMYDSGEYSIKDIVSQVGISQGKLYKEINKRKLQEGTTR; translated from the coding sequence ATGAGAATCGCTTATGCTAGGGTTTCAACTGATGAGCAGTTACTTGATAGACAACTGGAAGCACTCAATAAGTATGGCTATGATAGATTAATCCAAGAGAAATATACAGGAACTAAAAAAGATCGAGCAGGACTAACCCAGCTCATGGATACAGTACGAGAAGGTGATACCGTTATTGTAGAAGCTATTAGCAGACTAGGGAGAAACACTCTTGATATCCTTACAACTGTTGAGGAGTTAAATAATATGGGTGTTACTTTCATATCATTAAAGGAAAATATGGATACTTCAACGCCGACTGGAAAAGCTATGTTCTCTATGATGGCAGTAATTAGTCAACTTGAAAGGGACTTAATAGCAGAACGAACAAAAGAAGGACTGGCAAGCGCAAAGAAACGGGGAGTTAAACTAGGTAGACCTCAACTCGATAATGACAAAATAAGGGTAGCTTTACAGATGTATGACTCTGGAGAATATTCCATCAAGGACATTGTTAGTCAAGTGGGGATATCTCAAGGTAAGCTATATAAAGAGATTAATAAGAGAAAATTACAAGAAGGAACTACGAGATAG
- the grrM gene encoding cyclophane-forming radical SAM/SPASM peptide maturase GrrM/OscB: MTVNLIVIQPSSLCNLNCSYCYVPERQNSMIIEDSTLENIFSKTLSSTIVSDHIEYLWHAGEPLTVGISFYEKIIDYIKKYNIENRKVINSVQTNGTLLSAKWCEFFKENHFKIGISMDGPEFLHNQNRKDWSGKGSHHIAMRGVNLLKEYGLDFGAICVLTKESLHYPEEIFYFFYENDFKWVGFNVEEIENSNHSTSLNSGKLENITRMYNSFMSRLFDLWQQHRDKITIREFQNMCSAINIKLKDRHFYCVPDEIQKLRIVTIQKNGSITTNSPEFAGSSNKELNNFIVGNINSLDSFEHIINNDIYLKLQVEIENGVKNCADTCLYFDLCGGGSPSNKYFENGSISSTETITCILHKQILASVVINKLSE, translated from the coding sequence ATGACAGTTAATTTAATTGTCATTCAGCCTTCTTCGCTTTGTAATCTGAATTGTAGTTATTGCTATGTTCCCGAAAGACAAAATTCAATGATCATTGAAGATTCTACACTGGAAAATATATTTTCAAAAACTCTAAGCAGCACGATTGTTAGTGACCATATCGAGTATCTATGGCATGCAGGAGAACCTTTAACAGTAGGAATATCCTTTTATGAGAAAATAATCGATTATATTAAGAAGTATAATATTGAAAATCGGAAAGTGATCAATTCCGTTCAAACGAATGGCACTTTACTATCAGCAAAATGGTGTGAATTTTTTAAAGAGAACCATTTTAAAATTGGTATAAGTATGGATGGTCCTGAATTTCTACATAACCAAAATCGTAAGGATTGGTCTGGTAAAGGGAGTCATCATATAGCCATGCGCGGTGTCAATCTTTTAAAAGAGTACGGACTTGATTTTGGAGCAATATGTGTTCTTACTAAAGAAAGTCTCCATTATCCGGAGGAAATTTTTTATTTTTTTTATGAAAATGACTTTAAATGGGTCGGATTTAATGTAGAAGAAATTGAAAATAGTAACCATTCAACATCTCTTAACTCCGGAAAATTGGAAAATATTACTCGGATGTATAATTCTTTTATGTCACGTCTTTTTGACTTATGGCAACAACATCGTGATAAAATCACGATTCGAGAATTTCAAAATATGTGCTCTGCTATAAATATCAAACTCAAAGACCGTCATTTTTATTGTGTTCCTGACGAAATACAAAAGCTGCGTATCGTTACGATTCAAAAGAATGGTAGTATTACAACGAATTCTCCTGAATTTGCGGGTAGCAGCAATAAAGAACTTAATAATTTTATAGTTGGAAATATAAACAGTCTGGATTCTTTCGAGCATATTATAAACAATGATATTTATTTGAAACTACAAGTTGAAATTGAAAATGGCGTTAAGAACTGCGCTGATACATGTCTTTATTTTGATTTATGTGGGGGTGGATCTCCTTCAAACAAATACTTTGAGAATGGTTCCATCTCTAGTACAGAAACAATCACTTGCATCCTTCACAAGCAAATACTCGCTTCTGTTGTCATCAATAAGTTGTCGGAATGA